A region from the Microbacterium lacus genome encodes:
- a CDS encoding biotin transporter BioY yields the protein MSVAAIPTRRVLADFIARPSTRARAFALDAALVLTGAAVVAALAQVEIPLWPVPITGQTLGVIIVGASLGAWRGAAALTTYMALGLAGLPIFAGFTGSLAAVAKPSFGFVIGFIVSAFVAGWFAERAWDRRPLLAFAGFALASTVPFVFGIPYLAYVLNVGMGLDLTFWQILEAGLFPFIVGGIVKAALAALIVPGAWALVRRIDATKRS from the coding sequence ATGTCCGTCGCCGCCATCCCCACCCGTCGCGTGCTCGCCGACTTCATCGCCCGCCCCTCCACCCGCGCGCGGGCGTTCGCTCTGGATGCCGCACTCGTGCTGACCGGGGCCGCGGTGGTCGCCGCGCTCGCCCAGGTCGAGATCCCGCTGTGGCCGGTCCCGATCACGGGCCAGACGCTCGGTGTCATCATCGTGGGCGCTTCGCTCGGCGCATGGCGCGGAGCCGCCGCACTGACGACCTACATGGCTCTGGGCCTCGCCGGCCTGCCGATCTTCGCCGGGTTCACCGGCTCGCTCGCGGCGGTCGCCAAGCCCAGCTTCGGGTTCGTGATCGGCTTCATCGTCTCCGCTTTCGTCGCCGGATGGTTCGCCGAGCGCGCGTGGGACCGCCGCCCGCTCCTCGCGTTCGCCGGGTTCGCCCTGGCGAGCACAGTCCCCTTCGTCTTCGGCATCCCGTACCTCGCGTACGTCCTGAACGTCGGGATGGGTCTGGACCTGACCTTCTGGCAGATCCTCGAGGCGGGGCTCTTCCCGTTCATCGTCGGCGGAATCGTGAAGGCGGCCCTCGCGGCGCTCATCGTCCCGGGCGCCTGGGCCCTGGTCCGGCGGATCGACGCCACCAAGCGGAGCTGA
- a CDS encoding ABC-F family ATP-binding cassette domain-containing protein, producing MLAVHDLEIRVGARVLMADVSFRVSNGDKVGLVGRNGAGKTTLTKVLAGDLLPAAGRVDRSGELGYLPQDPRTGDPEMLARTRILDARGLGTLAIGMHEASMQMGDDDPAVAAKAMKRYSSLTERFEALGGYTAEAEAASIAHNLSLPDRILDQPLKTLSGGQRRRIELARILFSDAESMILDEPTNHLDADSVVWLREFLKNYKGGLIVISHDVELVGETVNRVFYLDANRQVIDVYNMNWKNYLRQRVADEERRKKERVNVEKKASQLQLQAARFGAKASKAAAAHQMVARAEKMLSGLDEVRQVERVAKLRFPKPAPCGKTPLMASGLSKSYGSLEIFTDVDLAIDRGSKVVVLGLNGAGKTTLLRILAGVDQPDTGQLEPGHGLKIGYYAQEHENLDVSRSVLENMMSAAPDISATEARKVLGSFLFTGDDVLKPAGVLSGGEKTRLSLATLVVSSANMLLLDEPTNNLDPASREEILGALAHYEGAVVLVSHDEGAVEALNPERVLILPDGVEDLWNREYQELISLA from the coding sequence GTGCTCGCCGTGCACGACCTCGAGATCCGCGTGGGCGCCCGCGTGCTCATGGCGGACGTCTCGTTCCGCGTCAGCAACGGCGACAAGGTCGGGCTCGTCGGCCGCAACGGCGCCGGCAAGACGACGCTGACGAAGGTCCTCGCGGGAGACCTGCTGCCCGCCGCCGGCCGCGTCGACCGGTCCGGAGAGCTCGGATATCTCCCGCAGGACCCCCGGACGGGCGATCCCGAGATGCTGGCCCGTACGCGCATCCTCGACGCGCGCGGCCTCGGCACCCTTGCGATCGGCATGCACGAGGCGTCGATGCAGATGGGTGACGACGACCCGGCTGTCGCCGCGAAGGCGATGAAGCGCTACAGCAGTCTGACCGAACGTTTCGAGGCGCTCGGCGGATACACCGCGGAGGCGGAGGCCGCGTCGATCGCGCACAACCTCTCGCTTCCGGACCGCATCCTCGACCAGCCGCTGAAGACCCTCTCGGGTGGCCAACGCCGCCGGATCGAGCTCGCGCGCATCCTCTTCTCGGATGCCGAATCGATGATCCTGGATGAACCGACGAACCACCTCGACGCGGACAGCGTCGTGTGGCTGCGCGAGTTCCTGAAGAACTACAAGGGCGGGCTCATCGTGATCAGTCACGACGTCGAGCTCGTGGGGGAGACCGTGAACCGCGTCTTCTACCTCGACGCGAACCGCCAGGTCATCGACGTCTACAACATGAACTGGAAGAACTACCTGCGCCAGCGGGTGGCCGACGAGGAGCGCCGCAAGAAGGAGCGCGTCAACGTCGAGAAGAAGGCCTCCCAGCTCCAGCTGCAGGCGGCCCGGTTCGGCGCGAAGGCGTCCAAGGCCGCGGCCGCGCACCAGATGGTGGCCCGCGCCGAGAAGATGCTGTCCGGCCTGGACGAGGTGCGCCAGGTCGAGCGGGTCGCCAAGCTCCGCTTCCCCAAGCCCGCCCCCTGCGGCAAGACGCCGCTCATGGCGTCGGGTCTGTCCAAGTCGTACGGCTCGCTCGAGATCTTCACCGATGTCGACCTCGCGATCGACCGCGGATCGAAAGTCGTCGTGCTGGGTCTGAACGGTGCCGGCAAGACCACGCTGCTGCGGATCCTCGCCGGCGTCGACCAGCCCGACACCGGGCAGCTCGAGCCCGGCCACGGGCTGAAGATCGGGTACTACGCGCAGGAGCACGAGAACCTCGACGTCTCGCGGTCGGTGCTCGAGAACATGATGTCCGCCGCTCCCGACATCAGCGCGACCGAGGCGCGGAAGGTGCTCGGCTCGTTCCTGTTCACCGGCGACGATGTGCTCAAGCCCGCCGGCGTCCTCTCCGGCGGAGAGAAGACGCGCCTGTCGCTCGCGACGCTCGTGGTCTCCTCGGCCAACATGCTGCTGCTCGACGAGCCCACGAACAACCTCGACCCGGCATCCCGGGAAGAGATCCTCGGGGCACTCGCCCACTACGAGGGAGCGGTTGTGCTCGTCTCGCACGACGAGGGTGCCGTGGAGGCGCTGAATCCGGAGCGGGTGCTCATCCTCCCCGACGGCGTCGAGGACCTCTGGAACCGCGAGTACCAGGAACTCATCTCGCTCGCCTGA
- a CDS encoding SURF1 family protein codes for MSGRRDAAPAAVRWTAYVAVAIVFAIACGFLSNWQFTRNADRSAQLELVDRNYDADPVPLAEVIPEGGALDPADEWRPVALEGEYLAGQQLLVRNRPHGGTAAFEVLVPFRLDDGRVLLIDRGWVRPGESQPLPDTVPAPPEGEVTVIARLRPAEAVPASGRSAPDGQVPSITPGLVAAQTGLDGALERSAYGVMVTEDPAPATRPEALTAPSDDPGPYLSYAIQWILFAVMGFVFIGYVIRTERRHRREDAEDRAKGVEPRERKPARRTDRDMEEEDSILDGAGR; via the coding sequence ATGAGCGGGCGGCGGGATGCCGCTCCCGCGGCGGTGCGGTGGACCGCGTACGTCGCCGTGGCGATCGTCTTCGCGATCGCGTGCGGCTTCCTGTCGAACTGGCAGTTCACCCGGAATGCCGACCGATCGGCGCAGCTGGAGCTCGTGGATCGCAACTACGACGCCGACCCCGTTCCGCTGGCCGAAGTGATCCCCGAGGGGGGCGCACTGGACCCCGCCGACGAGTGGCGCCCGGTCGCGCTCGAGGGCGAGTACCTCGCCGGACAGCAGCTGCTGGTCCGCAACCGGCCACACGGCGGGACCGCCGCGTTCGAAGTGCTCGTGCCGTTCCGCCTCGACGACGGCCGCGTGCTGCTGATCGACCGGGGCTGGGTCCGACCGGGTGAGTCTCAGCCGCTGCCCGACACCGTGCCCGCGCCCCCCGAGGGCGAGGTCACGGTCATCGCGCGGCTGCGGCCCGCCGAGGCGGTGCCCGCATCCGGGCGCTCGGCACCGGACGGGCAGGTCCCCTCGATCACGCCCGGCCTCGTCGCCGCGCAGACCGGTCTGGACGGGGCGCTCGAGCGCAGCGCCTACGGCGTGATGGTGACCGAGGACCCGGCGCCGGCGACGCGTCCGGAAGCACTCACGGCGCCGTCGGATGACCCCGGGCCCTACTTGTCCTACGCGATCCAGTGGATTCTCTTCGCCGTCATGGGCTTCGTCTTCATCGGCTATGTGATCCGCACCGAGCGGCGCCACCGGCGCGAGGATGCCGAAGACCGAGCGAAGGGCGTCGAGCCGCGTGAGCGGAAACCCGCCCGCCGGACGGACCGCGACATGGAGGAAGAGGACTCGATCCTGGACGGCGCCGGGCGCTGA
- a CDS encoding DUF3099 domain-containing protein, whose translation MKTTPKPQSATSLPEAPRDDEHRRSSRYLVMMGIRIACFILMVVVTPYSWYTWVFAAGAIVIPYIAVVVANVGPDTARTEVIRPERALPSAPTPQPTPSSDGAPPVLRIQETRSIDERRPGAPE comes from the coding sequence GTGAAGACCACGCCGAAGCCCCAGTCCGCGACATCGTTGCCGGAAGCACCGCGCGACGACGAACATCGTCGTTCCAGCCGGTATCTCGTGATGATGGGCATCCGCATCGCGTGCTTCATCCTGATGGTCGTGGTGACGCCGTACAGCTGGTACACGTGGGTGTTCGCGGCCGGCGCCATCGTGATCCCGTACATCGCCGTCGTCGTGGCGAACGTCGGTCCGGACACCGCGCGCACCGAGGTGATCCGTCCCGAGCGGGCACTGCCGTCAGCCCCGACGCCGCAGCCGACGCCGAGCTCGGACGGGGCGCCGCCGGTTCTGCGCATCCAGGAGACCCGCTCGATCGACGAACGCCGCCCGGGCGCCCCGGAGTGA
- a CDS encoding DUF4190 domain-containing protein — protein MSDTNPDGTTPGQAGVPPVPPAPSAAPTAPPAYVPQAPQPPSYGAAPAYGSAPAPSYGTAPAYGPGAGYAPAPYGAYAPVKTNTLAVISMIASIVGFIWILPFIGSLGGVIMGHISLKQIATSGEKGRGMALAGLIVGYAGLALFVIGVIAFFAFFAFAASQGVRYSS, from the coding sequence GTGAGCGACACGAACCCCGACGGCACCACTCCCGGTCAGGCCGGCGTACCGCCCGTGCCGCCGGCGCCGAGCGCGGCACCCACCGCCCCGCCCGCCTACGTGCCCCAGGCTCCGCAGCCGCCCTCGTACGGCGCCGCGCCGGCATACGGCTCCGCTCCGGCGCCCTCCTACGGCACGGCCCCCGCCTACGGCCCCGGCGCCGGTTACGCACCCGCACCCTACGGTGCGTACGCCCCGGTGAAGACGAACACGCTCGCGGTCATCTCGATGATCGCCTCGATCGTCGGCTTCATCTGGATCCTTCCGTTCATCGGATCGCTGGGCGGCGTCATCATGGGGCACATCTCGCTGAAGCAGATCGCGACGTCCGGCGAGAAGGGCCGCGGCATGGCCCTGGCGGGACTGATCGTCGGCTACGCCGGTCTCGCGCTGTTCGTGATCGGCGTCATCGCGTTCTTCGCCTTCTTCGCGTTCGCCGCTTCGCAGGGTGTGCGCTACAGCAGCTGA
- the fabG gene encoding 3-oxoacyl-ACP reductase FabG, with the protein MSNERVVLVTGGNRGIGRAIAERFVADGYRVAVTVRSGEGPEGTLTVRADVTDAAALDAAFTEVEAALGPVEIVVANAGITKDTLLLRMSEDDFDSVVATNLGGSFRVVKRAAKGMLRARWGRVILISSVVGLYGSAGQINYASSKSALVGFARSLTRELGARGITANVVAPGFIESDMTASLPEQVQADYKKSIPAGRFATTDEVAGVVAWLASDDAAYISGAVIPVDGGLGMGH; encoded by the coding sequence ATGTCGAATGAACGCGTCGTCCTCGTCACCGGCGGCAACCGCGGCATCGGTCGCGCGATCGCCGAGCGCTTCGTCGCGGACGGCTACCGCGTCGCCGTCACCGTGCGCTCCGGCGAGGGGCCGGAAGGCACGCTCACCGTGCGGGCCGACGTGACGGATGCCGCCGCACTCGATGCCGCGTTCACCGAGGTCGAGGCGGCACTCGGTCCGGTGGAGATCGTCGTGGCGAACGCCGGCATCACGAAGGACACGCTCCTGCTGCGTATGAGCGAGGACGACTTCGACAGCGTCGTCGCCACGAACCTCGGCGGGTCCTTCCGCGTCGTCAAGCGGGCGGCGAAGGGCATGCTCCGCGCGCGCTGGGGACGCGTCATCCTCATCTCGAGCGTCGTCGGGCTCTACGGGTCGGCCGGGCAGATCAACTACGCCTCGTCCAAGAGCGCGCTCGTCGGCTTCGCGCGATCCCTCACGCGCGAGCTGGGCGCGCGCGGAATCACCGCGAACGTCGTGGCGCCCGGCTTCATCGAGTCCGACATGACCGCGTCGCTGCCCGAGCAGGTGCAGGCCGACTACAAGAAGAGCATCCCCGCCGGCCGGTTCGCGACCACCGACGAGGTCGCCGGTGTGGTCGCCTGGCTCGCTTCGGACGATGCGGCGTACATCTCGGGCGCCGTGATCCCCGTGGACGGCGGACTGGGCATGGGGCACTGA
- a CDS encoding alpha/beta hydrolase: MNIILVPGLWLDASSWDAVVPALERSGHSVHALTMPGVGVPAAQSDRIGIADWVDAVVDEIDRSSGLVVLVGHSGGGNVVYGAADARPERVARIVFVDTFPPGDGGSIWEFPVVDGVIPFPGWDFFEDQEIADLDEPTRARVAATAKTVPALVPTDPLRLHDERRRRVPVTMLTGTVPAAEIRDIIASAPDWAEELAAVQDLDIVELHSGHWPQFSQPDNLAAEIVSAAGR; encoded by the coding sequence ATGAACATCATCCTCGTTCCGGGCCTCTGGCTCGACGCCTCGTCATGGGACGCCGTGGTCCCTGCTCTCGAACGATCCGGTCACTCCGTGCACGCCCTGACGATGCCCGGTGTCGGGGTGCCGGCCGCGCAGTCCGATCGGATCGGCATTGCGGACTGGGTGGACGCGGTCGTCGACGAGATCGATCGATCGTCGGGGCTCGTGGTCCTCGTCGGGCACAGCGGCGGCGGCAATGTGGTGTACGGCGCCGCGGACGCACGGCCCGAGCGTGTCGCGCGCATCGTGTTCGTCGACACCTTCCCGCCGGGAGACGGCGGGTCGATCTGGGAGTTCCCCGTCGTCGACGGCGTCATTCCGTTCCCCGGCTGGGACTTCTTCGAGGACCAGGAGATCGCCGATCTCGACGAGCCGACCCGCGCCCGCGTGGCGGCCACCGCGAAGACGGTTCCGGCGCTCGTACCGACGGATCCGCTGCGCCTGCACGACGAGCGACGGCGGAGGGTGCCGGTGACGATGCTCACCGGCACGGTTCCGGCTGCGGAGATCCGCGACATCATCGCGTCGGCACCGGACTGGGCTGAAGAGCTCGCGGCCGTGCAGGATCTCGACATCGTCGAACTGCACTCCGGTCACTGGCCGCAGTTCTCGCAGCCCGACAACCTCGCCGCAGAGATCGTCAGCGCTGCCGGTCGTTGA
- the serB gene encoding phosphoserine phosphatase SerB translates to MPPTPARFLVVLDADSTLIRNEVIELIADEAGRGGEVAAATEAAMRGEVDFATSLRSRVQALTGVSTSAFARVLSRIEPTPGVRELIDEVHARGGSVGVVSGGFHEILDSVAPALGVDRWRANRLATHDGVLTGAVEGAIVDAEAKADALQEWADAERVPVQRTIAIGDGANDLRMMAVAGLGLAFNAKPAVRARADLVIARVDLREVIPLLP, encoded by the coding sequence GTGCCTCCCACGCCTGCCCGGTTCCTCGTCGTGCTCGACGCCGACTCCACTCTCATCCGCAACGAGGTCATCGAGCTGATCGCCGATGAGGCGGGGCGCGGCGGCGAAGTGGCGGCGGCGACCGAAGCGGCGATGCGCGGTGAGGTGGACTTCGCGACGAGCCTGCGCTCGCGCGTGCAGGCGCTCACCGGCGTGTCGACGTCCGCGTTCGCCCGCGTGCTGTCGCGGATCGAGCCGACGCCCGGTGTCCGCGAGCTGATCGACGAGGTCCACGCGCGAGGAGGATCGGTGGGTGTCGTCTCCGGCGGCTTCCACGAGATCCTCGATTCGGTCGCCCCGGCGCTCGGAGTGGACCGGTGGCGCGCGAACCGGCTCGCCACGCACGACGGCGTTCTGACGGGGGCCGTCGAAGGCGCGATCGTGGATGCCGAGGCAAAGGCCGACGCGCTGCAGGAGTGGGCGGATGCAGAGCGTGTCCCTGTGCAGCGCACGATCGCGATCGGCGACGGTGCGAACGATCTGCGCATGATGGCGGTCGCGGGCCTCGGACTCGCCTTCAACGCGAAGCCGGCCGTGCGAGCGCGAGCCGATCTCGTGATCGCGCGCGTCGACCTGCGCGAGGTGATCCCGCTCCTGCCCTGA
- the glgC gene encoding glucose-1-phosphate adenylyltransferase, which translates to MPTTPKVFGIILAGGEGKRLMPLTADRAKPAVPFGGQYRLIDFAISNLINSGLRQLVVLTQYKSHSLDRHISQTWRMSPLLDSYVASVPAQQRLGKRWFSGSADAILQSLNLINDEKPDIVIVIGADHVYRMDFRQMLAAHIDSGARATVAGIRQPLALANQFGVIDVDEKDPGKIREFLEKPQDAKGLADAPHEVLASMGNYIFDTDALIEAVESDGELPTSNHDMGGDIIPYFVGRGEAGVYDMKRNDVPGSTDRDRDYWRDVGTIDSFFDAHMDLISTLPIFNLYNTDWPIHSQTVNSPPAKFVRDSVGRIGNAIDSVVSLGSVLSGTHLERSVVGPWTLAGGGSTITDSVLFDHVRVGQGARIHRAILDKNVVLADGATVGVDRERDIARGFTVTDSGLTVVGKGIRVDA; encoded by the coding sequence ATGCCTACGACGCCGAAGGTCTTCGGAATCATCCTCGCCGGTGGCGAGGGCAAGCGACTCATGCCCCTCACGGCGGATCGGGCCAAGCCCGCGGTGCCGTTCGGAGGGCAGTACCGCCTGATCGACTTCGCGATATCGAATCTCATCAATTCGGGCCTGAGACAGCTCGTCGTGCTGACGCAGTACAAGTCGCACAGCCTCGACCGCCACATCTCGCAGACCTGGCGCATGTCGCCTCTGCTGGACTCGTACGTCGCCTCGGTGCCGGCCCAGCAGCGACTGGGCAAGCGCTGGTTCTCCGGCTCGGCGGACGCCATTCTGCAGAGCCTCAACCTGATCAACGACGAGAAGCCCGACATCGTCATCGTGATCGGCGCCGATCACGTGTACCGCATGGACTTCCGTCAGATGCTCGCCGCGCACATCGACTCCGGTGCCCGCGCCACGGTGGCCGGCATCCGTCAGCCACTGGCCCTGGCCAATCAGTTCGGCGTGATCGACGTCGACGAGAAGGACCCCGGGAAGATCCGGGAGTTCCTGGAGAAGCCGCAGGACGCCAAGGGCCTCGCCGACGCTCCGCACGAAGTGCTCGCCTCGATGGGCAACTACATCTTCGACACCGACGCGCTGATCGAGGCCGTCGAGTCGGACGGCGAGCTCCCCACCTCGAACCACGACATGGGCGGCGACATCATCCCCTACTTCGTGGGTCGCGGCGAGGCGGGCGTGTACGACATGAAGCGCAACGATGTGCCGGGATCCACCGATCGCGACCGCGACTACTGGCGCGACGTGGGGACGATCGACTCGTTCTTCGACGCTCACATGGACCTGATCTCGACGCTGCCGATCTTCAACCTGTACAACACGGACTGGCCCATCCACTCGCAGACCGTGAACTCTCCGCCGGCCAAGTTCGTGCGCGACTCGGTGGGACGCATCGGCAACGCGATCGACTCGGTGGTCTCGCTCGGCTCGGTGCTGTCCGGGACCCATCTCGAGCGCAGTGTCGTGGGCCCGTGGACGCTCGCGGGGGGCGGATCGACGATCACCGACTCGGTGCTGTTCGACCACGTGCGCGTCGGGCAGGGTGCGCGCATCCATCGCGCGATCCTCGACAAGAACGTCGTCCTCGCGGACGGCGCGACGGTCGGGGTCGATCGCGAGCGCGACATCGCCCGGGGCTTCACGGTCACCGACAGCGGGCTGACCGTCGTCGGCAAGGGCATCCGCGTCGACGCCTGA
- the glgA gene encoding glycogen synthase: MRVDIVTKEYPPEIYGGAGVHVTELVRALRERMDVQVRAFGAPRAEQGTTAYGVPAELQSANGAIQTLGTDLEIVSDIAGADVVHSHTWYANFAGHLAGLLHGIPHIVTAHSLEPLRPWKAEQLGGGYAVSSYIEKTAYEGAAAIVAVSDGMRTDILRSYPDLDPAKVRVIYNGIDVDAWRPVENPGLLAELGIDPARPSVVFVGRITRQKGLPYFLRAAELLPPDVQVILCAGAPDTPQIMEEVQGLVRRLQETRDGVVWIERMLPRDELCAVLTAATTFVCPSIYEPLGIVNLEAMACGAAVVGTATGGIPEVVVDGVTGRLVPIEQVQDGTGTPLDPDRYVADLARVLTEVVSDPERAAAYGAAGRERAANDFSWASIADATAALYAEVSGIRG, from the coding sequence ATGCGAGTCGACATCGTCACCAAGGAATATCCGCCGGAGATCTACGGCGGCGCGGGAGTGCATGTGACCGAGCTGGTCCGCGCGCTCCGCGAGCGGATGGACGTGCAGGTTCGCGCGTTCGGCGCGCCTCGCGCCGAGCAGGGCACGACCGCGTACGGCGTGCCCGCAGAACTGCAGTCGGCGAACGGCGCGATCCAGACGCTCGGCACCGATCTGGAGATCGTGTCGGACATCGCCGGCGCGGACGTCGTGCACAGCCACACCTGGTACGCGAACTTCGCCGGCCATCTCGCGGGCCTTCTGCACGGCATCCCGCACATCGTCACGGCGCACAGTCTCGAGCCCCTCCGGCCGTGGAAGGCCGAGCAGCTGGGTGGGGGCTACGCCGTTTCCAGCTACATCGAGAAGACGGCCTACGAGGGCGCGGCGGCGATCGTGGCGGTCAGCGACGGCATGCGCACCGACATCCTGCGCAGCTACCCCGACCTCGACCCGGCGAAGGTGCGCGTGATCTACAACGGCATCGATGTGGACGCCTGGCGGCCGGTGGAGAATCCCGGACTCCTCGCGGAGCTCGGGATCGACCCGGCCCGGCCGTCGGTCGTCTTCGTCGGCCGGATCACCCGGCAGAAGGGCCTGCCCTATTTCCTCCGAGCCGCGGAGCTCCTGCCGCCGGATGTGCAGGTCATCCTGTGCGCGGGCGCGCCGGACACCCCCCAGATCATGGAGGAGGTCCAGGGTCTCGTCCGCCGCCTGCAGGAGACGCGTGACGGGGTGGTGTGGATCGAGCGGATGCTGCCGCGCGACGAACTGTGCGCGGTGCTGACCGCTGCCACGACTTTCGTCTGCCCGTCGATCTACGAGCCGCTCGGCATCGTGAACCTCGAGGCGATGGCGTGCGGTGCCGCGGTGGTCGGGACGGCGACCGGCGGCATTCCGGAAGTCGTCGTGGACGGCGTCACCGGCCGGCTCGTGCCGATCGAGCAGGTGCAGGACGGCACAGGGACGCCGCTGGACCCCGATCGATACGTCGCCGACCTCGCGCGCGTGCTCACCGAGGTCGTGAGCGACCCGGAGCGCGCCGCCGCGTACGGCGCCGCCGGCCGCGAACGGGCGGCGAACGATTTCAGCTGGGCCTCGATCGCGGACGCCACGGCGGCGCTGTACGCAGAGGTGAGCGGCATCCGCGGATAG
- a CDS encoding ABC transporter ATP-binding protein has protein sequence MPQVLEFSDVVVRRSARDIVDHLEWSVEDDQRWVILGPNGAGKTTVLQLADTLVHPTSGRVTILGEQLGRTDVFELRPRIGFASSAMAKRVPAEETVLNVVLTAAYSVVGRWNEAYEDIDERRALRVLAEWRLDHLADRTFGTLSDGEQKRVQIARAIMTDPELLLLDEPAASLDLGAREELLTLLSGYAQAPTTPAMVMVTHHVEEIPVGFTHVLLLREGRVVAAGPLAEALTAENLSETFGVPIALTAADGRYAARASA, from the coding sequence ATGCCGCAGGTGCTCGAGTTCTCCGACGTCGTCGTCCGCCGAAGTGCCCGGGACATCGTGGACCACCTCGAGTGGTCGGTGGAAGACGATCAGCGCTGGGTGATCCTCGGGCCGAACGGCGCGGGCAAGACGACCGTGCTGCAGCTGGCCGACACGCTCGTCCACCCGACTTCGGGTCGCGTCACGATCCTGGGGGAGCAGCTCGGGCGGACGGACGTCTTCGAGCTCCGGCCCCGCATCGGGTTCGCCTCGAGCGCGATGGCCAAGCGCGTGCCCGCGGAGGAGACGGTTCTGAACGTCGTCCTCACCGCCGCGTACTCGGTCGTCGGACGCTGGAACGAGGCGTACGAGGACATCGACGAGCGTCGCGCGCTGCGGGTGCTGGCCGAATGGCGACTGGACCACCTCGCCGACCGCACTTTCGGCACGCTGTCCGACGGCGAGCAGAAGCGCGTCCAGATCGCGCGGGCGATCATGACGGATCCCGAGCTCCTCCTGCTCGACGAGCCCGCGGCGAGTCTCGATCTCGGCGCGCGCGAAGAGCTGCTGACCCTGCTGAGCGGCTACGCGCAGGCCCCCACGACGCCCGCGATGGTGATGGTGACGCACCATGTGGAGGAGATCCCGGTGGGCTTCACGCATGTCCTGCTGCTGCGCGAGGGCCGCGTCGTCGCCGCCGGGCCGCTGGCGGAGGCGCTCACGGCGGAGAACCTGTCCGAGACGTTCGGCGTGCCGATCGCCCTCACCGCGGCCGACGGTCGGTACGCGGCTCGTGCGAGTGCCTGA
- a CDS encoding type B 50S ribosomal protein L31 translates to MKTDIHPDYKAVVFRDLGSGETFLTRSTVSSDKTIELDGVEYPVIDVEISSASHPFYTGKQRIMDSAGRVEKFNQRFKNFGGGSRN, encoded by the coding sequence ATGAAGACTGACATCCACCCCGACTACAAGGCGGTCGTGTTCCGCGACCTCGGCTCGGGCGAGACCTTCCTGACCCGTTCGACGGTCAGCTCCGACAAGACGATCGAGCTCGACGGCGTGGAGTACCCCGTCATCGACGTCGAGATCTCGTCCGCGTCGCACCCGTTCTACACGGGCAAGCAGCGCATCATGGACTCGGCCGGGCGCGTCGAGAAGTTCAACCAGCGCTTCAAGAACTTCGGCGGAGGCTCGCGCAACTGA
- a CDS encoding exonuclease domain-containing protein yields MEWTRVIGVFDLETTGVDVEHDRIVTAHVGLLDADGTAILARDWIADPGIEIPAAATAVHGITTAHARAVGAPAEEVVEQVAETLRALLDAGIPVVAYNASYDFSLLAHEARRHAIAPLEDPSPVIDPLVIDKAYDRYRRGKRTLAAVAAHYAVPLDGAHDASADAVAAGRLAQALARRFAELLPARADVLHTHQIGWARAQADSLTEYFVRIGRLDPETHLDGSWPVR; encoded by the coding sequence ATGGAATGGACGCGCGTGATCGGAGTCTTCGACCTCGAAACGACCGGAGTCGATGTGGAGCACGATCGCATCGTCACGGCGCACGTCGGCCTGCTCGACGCGGACGGCACCGCGATCCTGGCGCGCGACTGGATCGCCGACCCCGGAATCGAGATCCCGGCCGCCGCCACCGCGGTGCACGGCATCACGACGGCGCACGCACGGGCGGTCGGAGCTCCCGCCGAGGAAGTGGTGGAGCAGGTCGCCGAGACGCTCCGCGCCTTGCTGGACGCCGGCATCCCCGTCGTGGCGTACAACGCGTCCTATGACTTCTCCCTGCTCGCGCACGAAGCCCGCCGGCACGCGATCGCACCTCTGGAGGATCCCTCCCCGGTGATCGACCCCCTCGTGATCGACAAGGCCTACGACCGATATCGGCGCGGCAAGCGGACGCTGGCCGCCGTCGCCGCGCATTACGCAGTGCCCCTGGACGGGGCGCACGACGCGTCCGCGGACGCCGTCGCCGCGGGACGCCTCGCGCAGGCGCTGGCGCGTCGGTTCGCCGAGCTCCTTCCTGCGCGCGCCGACGTTCTGCACACCCACCAGATCGGCTGGGCCCGCGCACAGGCCGACAGCCTCACGGAGTACTTCGTGAGGATCGGGCGACTTGACCCGGAAACGCACCTGGACGGGTCGTGGCCCGTCCGCTGA